The Syngnathus acus chromosome 3, fSynAcu1.2, whole genome shotgun sequence genome includes a window with the following:
- the znf408 gene encoding zinc finger protein 408 isoform X1: MMASCLSPCVPTALTSFLSTILPPGFAVGPSISCKGRLGLWWVGRVLQVGDLLGREGDPEWIHKLQTGRLAPQDLITRMESITDSTKEERAPTQIAEDNAVPVRDAVWISFACQVESKASQNVAVQCTCAEICVGMCVSMRLRVCHEIQPGTELLLGGEIEGGNDARDRFDAQNISEGEQRDYPVEQFMDPEMAVPNSQTTQEKQINDRRDEEEEENKEPYQLSLGPKEGRLEGSSTAFTTTAKGANSVRTKLNSTDRQRTLGGPAPSVRCSSRLAAKPRQVHCQTSQGKQLTSQTHPDRHIDRQESFTLVTKSSAEAAVSMATSHSDSVPVRAANATVEASIWCPEVKEKRYRYSSCGKKFDQIAHLRKHQFSRTKTKAFTCKECGKKCTSAEASKAHQLSHHRECLFSCPHCDKTFGLKQDLHEHLVIHTEGKPYVCERCSKAFGHRSSLRNHRLLHCRLIYPQPPKLQCTICPKLLANSGSLRNHMKLHTEEKPHICQYCGKSFNQKGNLDSHLRIHNGERPYPCPECDQRFAQKPELRRHSLSHTGGVFLCSYCGKSLRDPHTLKYHERLHTGDRPHCCPICEKGYTMATKLRRHIKSSHVTEKPHSCHCGASYTLRQSLLRHQAQHHSQEELKAGLRQKAKPTIHKVNSCHSRPVKGRPKKGSKDEKVQRRGQGKGEESGTGTILRTSETSPREDEKPSNDTQHSVVFVHTDATATPGCGPLLLTSDDLLSRTGQELVEVVISGDADQCIVVQEQQAVGDLMIVQEEELCSVAQTVEINTVLL; encoded by the exons ATGATGGCCTCCTGTCTTTCTCCTTGCGTTCCTACTGCTCTGACTTCTTTTCTCTCTACAATACTTCCGCCTGGCTTTGCTGTGGGGCCTTCAATATCCTGTAAGGGAAGACTTGGACTGTGGTGGGTTGGTCGAGTTCTGCAGGTTGGAGACCTGCTGGGGAGGGAAGGGGACCCAGAATGGATACACAAGTTGCAGACTGGACGACTTGCTCCTCAAGACCTTATCACAAGAATGGAATCCATAACAGACAGCACCAAGGAAGAGAGG gcaCCTACGCAAATAGCAGAGGACAATGCTGTTCCGGTGCGTGACGCTGTCTGGATCAG TTTTGCCTGCCAGGTGGAAAGCAAAGCTTCGCAGAATGTAGCAGTGCAATGCACGTGTGCAGAGATATGTGTGGGCATGTGTGTGAGTAtgcgtttgcgtgtgtgtcatgAGATCCAGCCAGGAACTGAACTCTTGTTAGGTGGTGAAATTGAGGGGGGAAATGATGCAAGAGACAGATTTGATGCACAGAACATCTCTGAAGGAGAACAAAGAG ATTACCCAGTGGAACAATTTATGGATCCAGAAATGGCTGTGCCCAACTCACAGACCActcaggaaaaacaaataaatgaccggagagatgaagaggaagaagaaaacaaggaACCTTATCAACTCTCACTTGGTCCTAAGGAAGGCAGACTGGAGGGAAGTAGCACAGCTTTTACCACTACTGCTAAAGGAGCCAATAGTGTCAGGACAAAGTTGAACTCAACAGACAGGCAGAGAACCTTAGGTGGCCCAGCTCCCTCTGTCCGCTGTAGCTCTCGCCTGGCTGCTAAACCACGACAAGTTCATTGTCAGACCAGCCAAGGAAAACAACTCACAAGTCAAACACACCCAGACAGACATATAGACAGGCAGGAGAGTTTCACATTGGTTACAAAGTCCTCTGCGGAAGCAGcggtttccatggcaacatcACATTCTGATTCCGTGCCTGTGAGAGCAGCAAATGCAACAGTTGAAGCTTCTATTTGGTGCCCAGAGGTGAAAGAGAAGCGTTACAGGTATTCCAGCTGTGGAAAGAAGTTTGATCAGATTGCCCACTTAAGGAAACATCAGTTTAGTCGCACAAAGACGAAAGCCTTCACCTGTAAGGAATGTGGCAAAAAGTGTACCTCTGCAGAGGCCTCTAAGGCCCATCAG TTGAGCCACCATCGGGAGTGTCTTTTTTCCTGTCCTCACTGTGACAAGACGTTTGGCCTAAAGCAGGACCTCCATGAGCACTTGGTCATCCACACAGAAGGGAAGCCATATGTGTGTGAGCGCTGTAGCAAAGCATTTGGGCATCGATCCTCGCTGCGAAATCACCGTCTCCTTCACTGCAGATTGATTTACCCCCAGCCTCCAaag TTGCAGTGTACTATATGTCCCAAACTGCTAGCAAACTCTGGTTCTCTGAGGAATCACATGAAACTCCACACAGAAGAGAAACCTCACATCTGCCAGTACTGTGGAAAAAGTTTCAATCAAAAAG GGAACCTTGATAGCCATTTGAGAATTCACAATGGAGAGAGACCATATCCCTGCCCTGAATGTGACCAAAGATTTGCTCAGAAGCCTGAACTTCGCCGCCACAGCCTTTCCCACACTGGAGGCGTGTTCCTCTGTAGTTACTGTGGAAAATCATTAAGGGACCCACATACCCTCAAATACCACGAAAGACTGCATACTGGTGACCGGCCCCATTGTTGCCCGATTTGTGAAAAAG GCTACACTATGGCAACAAAGCTGAGGAGGCACATCAAATCTTCTCACGTGACAGAAAAGCCTCACAGCTGCCACTGCGGTGCGTCCTACACTCTGAGACAAAGTCTTTTGAGGCATCAAGCACAGCACCATTCACAGGAGGAACTCAAGGCAGGACTAAGACAGAAGGCCAAACCAACTATACACAAAGTAAACTCTTGCCACTCAAGGCCAGTCAAAGGCCGACCTAAGAAAGGGTCCAAGGATGAAAAGGTTCAGAGAAGAGGACAAGGAAAGGGAGAAGAAAGTGGAACAGGAACAATTTTAAGGACATCAGAGACTTCACCTCGGGAGGATGAAAAGCCTTCAAATGACACCCAACACTCCGTTGTATTCGTTCACACTGACGCTACAGCTACACCAGGCTGCGGCCCTCTGCTGCTCACCTCAGATGACTTGCTTTCGAGAACGGGACAGGAGCTGGTTGAAGTGGTTATATCAGGCGATGCAGACCAGTGCATTGTGGTCCAGGAGCAGCAGGCAGTCGGAGATCTGATGATCGTACAAGAGGAGGAGCTCTGCTCTGTGGCCCAGACAGTTGAGATAAACACTGTGTTGCTTTAA
- the znf408 gene encoding zinc finger protein 408 isoform X2, producing MMASCLSPCVPTALTSFLSTILPPGFAVGPSISCKGRLGLWWVGRVLQVGDLLGREGDPEWIHKLQTGRLAPQDLITRMESITDSTKEERAPTQIAEDNAVPVRDAVWISFACQVESKASQNVAVQCTCAEICVGMCVSMRLRVCHEIQPGTELLLGGEIEGGNDARDRFDAQNISEGEQRDYPVEQFMDPEMAVPNSQTTQEKQINDRRDEEEEENKEPYQLSLGPKEGRLEGSSTAFTTTAKGANSVRTKLNSTDRQRTLGGPAPSVRCSSRLAAKPRQVHCQTSQGKQLTSQTHPDRHIDRQESFTLVTKSSAEAAVSMATSHSDSVPVRAANATVEASIWCPEVKEKRYRYSSCGKKFDQIAHLRKHQFSRTKTKAFTCKECGKKCTSAEASKAHQLSHHRECLFSCPHCDKTFGLKQDLHEHLVIHTEGKPYVCERCSKAFGHRSSLRNHRLLHCRLIYPQPPKCTICPKLLANSGSLRNHMKLHTEEKPHICQYCGKSFNQKGNLDSHLRIHNGERPYPCPECDQRFAQKPELRRHSLSHTGGVFLCSYCGKSLRDPHTLKYHERLHTGDRPHCCPICEKGYTMATKLRRHIKSSHVTEKPHSCHCGASYTLRQSLLRHQAQHHSQEELKAGLRQKAKPTIHKVNSCHSRPVKGRPKKGSKDEKVQRRGQGKGEESGTGTILRTSETSPREDEKPSNDTQHSVVFVHTDATATPGCGPLLLTSDDLLSRTGQELVEVVISGDADQCIVVQEQQAVGDLMIVQEEELCSVAQTVEINTVLL from the exons ATGATGGCCTCCTGTCTTTCTCCTTGCGTTCCTACTGCTCTGACTTCTTTTCTCTCTACAATACTTCCGCCTGGCTTTGCTGTGGGGCCTTCAATATCCTGTAAGGGAAGACTTGGACTGTGGTGGGTTGGTCGAGTTCTGCAGGTTGGAGACCTGCTGGGGAGGGAAGGGGACCCAGAATGGATACACAAGTTGCAGACTGGACGACTTGCTCCTCAAGACCTTATCACAAGAATGGAATCCATAACAGACAGCACCAAGGAAGAGAGG gcaCCTACGCAAATAGCAGAGGACAATGCTGTTCCGGTGCGTGACGCTGTCTGGATCAG TTTTGCCTGCCAGGTGGAAAGCAAAGCTTCGCAGAATGTAGCAGTGCAATGCACGTGTGCAGAGATATGTGTGGGCATGTGTGTGAGTAtgcgtttgcgtgtgtgtcatgAGATCCAGCCAGGAACTGAACTCTTGTTAGGTGGTGAAATTGAGGGGGGAAATGATGCAAGAGACAGATTTGATGCACAGAACATCTCTGAAGGAGAACAAAGAG ATTACCCAGTGGAACAATTTATGGATCCAGAAATGGCTGTGCCCAACTCACAGACCActcaggaaaaacaaataaatgaccggagagatgaagaggaagaagaaaacaaggaACCTTATCAACTCTCACTTGGTCCTAAGGAAGGCAGACTGGAGGGAAGTAGCACAGCTTTTACCACTACTGCTAAAGGAGCCAATAGTGTCAGGACAAAGTTGAACTCAACAGACAGGCAGAGAACCTTAGGTGGCCCAGCTCCCTCTGTCCGCTGTAGCTCTCGCCTGGCTGCTAAACCACGACAAGTTCATTGTCAGACCAGCCAAGGAAAACAACTCACAAGTCAAACACACCCAGACAGACATATAGACAGGCAGGAGAGTTTCACATTGGTTACAAAGTCCTCTGCGGAAGCAGcggtttccatggcaacatcACATTCTGATTCCGTGCCTGTGAGAGCAGCAAATGCAACAGTTGAAGCTTCTATTTGGTGCCCAGAGGTGAAAGAGAAGCGTTACAGGTATTCCAGCTGTGGAAAGAAGTTTGATCAGATTGCCCACTTAAGGAAACATCAGTTTAGTCGCACAAAGACGAAAGCCTTCACCTGTAAGGAATGTGGCAAAAAGTGTACCTCTGCAGAGGCCTCTAAGGCCCATCAG TTGAGCCACCATCGGGAGTGTCTTTTTTCCTGTCCTCACTGTGACAAGACGTTTGGCCTAAAGCAGGACCTCCATGAGCACTTGGTCATCCACACAGAAGGGAAGCCATATGTGTGTGAGCGCTGTAGCAAAGCATTTGGGCATCGATCCTCGCTGCGAAATCACCGTCTCCTTCACTGCAGATTGATTTACCCCCAGCCTCCAaag TGTACTATATGTCCCAAACTGCTAGCAAACTCTGGTTCTCTGAGGAATCACATGAAACTCCACACAGAAGAGAAACCTCACATCTGCCAGTACTGTGGAAAAAGTTTCAATCAAAAAG GGAACCTTGATAGCCATTTGAGAATTCACAATGGAGAGAGACCATATCCCTGCCCTGAATGTGACCAAAGATTTGCTCAGAAGCCTGAACTTCGCCGCCACAGCCTTTCCCACACTGGAGGCGTGTTCCTCTGTAGTTACTGTGGAAAATCATTAAGGGACCCACATACCCTCAAATACCACGAAAGACTGCATACTGGTGACCGGCCCCATTGTTGCCCGATTTGTGAAAAAG GCTACACTATGGCAACAAAGCTGAGGAGGCACATCAAATCTTCTCACGTGACAGAAAAGCCTCACAGCTGCCACTGCGGTGCGTCCTACACTCTGAGACAAAGTCTTTTGAGGCATCAAGCACAGCACCATTCACAGGAGGAACTCAAGGCAGGACTAAGACAGAAGGCCAAACCAACTATACACAAAGTAAACTCTTGCCACTCAAGGCCAGTCAAAGGCCGACCTAAGAAAGGGTCCAAGGATGAAAAGGTTCAGAGAAGAGGACAAGGAAAGGGAGAAGAAAGTGGAACAGGAACAATTTTAAGGACATCAGAGACTTCACCTCGGGAGGATGAAAAGCCTTCAAATGACACCCAACACTCCGTTGTATTCGTTCACACTGACGCTACAGCTACACCAGGCTGCGGCCCTCTGCTGCTCACCTCAGATGACTTGCTTTCGAGAACGGGACAGGAGCTGGTTGAAGTGGTTATATCAGGCGATGCAGACCAGTGCATTGTGGTCCAGGAGCAGCAGGCAGTCGGAGATCTGATGATCGTACAAGAGGAGGAGCTCTGCTCTGTGGCCCAGACAGTTGAGATAAACACTGTGTTGCTTTAA
- the LOC119120517 gene encoding alpha-2Db adrenergic receptor-like → MDSDVLSPVMATISTTSSLENISQTSSSLSRSASLPPHSKAASALILLVVTVIILVTVVGNVLVVVAVFTSRALRAPQNLFLVSLASADILVATLVIPFSLANEVMGYWYFGSTWCSFYLALDVLFCTSSIVHLCAISLDRYWSVTKAVSYNRKRTPKRIKLMISVVWLISIVISSPPLLMAHTQKSWDLDEQKDPQRQECLLNNQTWYILSSCLVSFFAPGVIMILVYCKIYRVAKQRASTVFVAKNVIERQPSQSETCFGGVQGVGAKCRASQYKPDNQAPENRHSSSNIESNSSSHKREELDIINLEEKTQGDNIKTSSLFSASLHISRRAGGKRKAEEGKDTEGPANRLKPPPPSCASISWVSSDHCSQHFLLPSPMMLRRRQMSLSKNKVAQMREKRFTFVLAVVMGGFVLCWFPFFFTYSLQALCGERCTIPDELFNLFFWIGYCNSCLNPIIYTIFNRDFRKAFKKIIFRTHKQT, encoded by the exons ATGGACTCAGATGTGCTCTCACCTGTAATGGCCACTATCTCCACAACCTCTTCTTTGGAGAATATTAGTCAGACGTCCTCTTCCTTGTCAAGGTCTGCTTCTCTGCCTCCGCACTCTAAGGCAGCATCAGCGCTCATCCTGCTGGTTGTCACTGTCATCATCCTAGTGACAGTTGTGGGGAATGTACTGGTTGTGGTGGCCGTGTTTACCAGCCGTGCCTTGCGGGCTCCTCAAAATCTTTTTCTAGTGTCTCTGGCTTCAGCGGACATACTGGTGGCGACGTTGGTCATCCCCTTCTCCTTGGCCAATGag GTGATGGGCTACTGGTATTTTGGTTCCACATGGTGCTCCTTCTATCTGGCTCTGgacgttttgttttgcacttcATCCATCGTCCATCTTTGCGCCATCAGCCTCGACCGCTACTGGTCAGTCACCAAAGCCGTCAGCTACAACCGCAAACGGACACCCAAACGGATCAAATTAATGATCAGTGTGGTGTGGCTGATATCTATCGTCATCTCTTCACCGCCTCTCCTCATGGCGCACACACAGAAGAGTTGGGACTTGGATGAGCAGAAAGACCCCCAGAGGCAGGAGTGTTTACTCAACAACCAGACGTGGTACATCCTTTCCTCTTGCCTTGTGTCCTTCTTTGCACCAGGAGTCATCATGATACTGGTCTACTGTAAGATATACCGTGTGGCCAAACAGCGAGCCTCCACTGTATTTGTGGCTAAAAATGTGATCGAGCGGCAACCATCTCAATCTGAGACGTGTTTTGGTGGTGTCCAAGGAGTTGGAGCCAAGTGCAGAGCATCTCAGTACAAGCCAGACAACCAAGCGCCTGAGAATAGGCACAGCTCTTCAAACATAGAGAGTAACAGCAGCAGCCACAAGCGAGAAGAGTTGGACATTATTAACTTAGAGGAGAAGACCCAGGGGGACAACATCAAAACATCCTCCTTGTTTTCTGCTTCGCTCCACATCTCCAGGAGAGCTGGTGGGAAGAGGAAAGCAGAGGAGGGAAAAGACACTGAGGGACCAGCAAACAGGTTGaagcctcctcctccatcttgtGCTTCCATATCGTGGGTATCATCTGATCACTGCTCCCAACACTTCCTCCTCCCTTCTCCCATGATGCTCCGAAGGAGGCAGATGTCTTTGTCCAAAAACAAAGTGGCACAAATGAGGGAGAAGCGATTCACGTTTGTTCTGGCAGTAGTGATGGGAGGATTTGTCCTCTGCTGGTTCCCATTCTTCTTTACTTACAGTCTTCAAGCTCTCTGCGGAGAGAGATGCACGATCCCCGATGAACTCTTTAACCTCTTTTTCTGGATCGGCTACTGTAACAGTTGCCTGAACCCAATCATTTACACTATTTTTAACCGAGACTTTAGGAAGGCCTTCAAGAAGATTATTTTTCGAACTCATAAACAAACTTAA